AGGTTCGACGGCAGTCCGGAACTGGTAGATTGAGTCGAACAGCGTTTGGTCGATGGGGGCAACGACAACCCCACGCTTGCCTGTGTCCTGCACGAATCGCTGGGCCTTGAGCATGGCAATCGCGCTGTTCACCGGCTGGCGCGAGACTTGCAGGCGCTCTGCCAATTCATCTTGGTTCAGCCGCTCACCCGCCTTTATGTCGCCCGAGCAAATCGCTTCGAGGAGCGCATCGTAGGCCTGCTCTACCAGCGTTTTCTTTTGGGTAAGTGCTTCCATACCGCGCCTCTTTGGCAAGTCGTCATCCGGACCTCCCTCACCCCCACCATAAGCTCAGTGTTGACACATCGCAACCGTTCGTATTTCGTATACGAAATTTCACATACGGGACGCGAAGGGAGAGATCATGTCGGCACCGATCCGGGTTTTGCTCGCGAAAGTTGGCCTCGACGGCCATGACCGCGGCGTCAAGGTTGTCGCACGCACGCTGCGCGATGGCGGCATGGACGTCGTCTACACCGGGCTGCACAGGACGCCAGAGGAGGTCGTCACGGCCGCCGTGCAGGAAGACGTCGATATTCTCGGCGTCAGCCTGCTGTCCGGCGTCCAAATGACGGTCTTCCCCAAAATTTTCGCGCTGCTGAAGGAAAAGAATGTCGAAGACATGATCATCGTCGCCGGCGGCGTCATGCCCGATGAGGACGTCGCCGAACTCAAGAGGATGGGCGTTGCCGAAGTACTTTTGCAGGACACGCCACCGCAGCAGATCATCGATACTCTGACGAGCCTCGTCGAGGCGCGGGGTGCGCGCTGATGGCCGCGGGCATGGAGTACTGGTCATGGCCTCCGCGCTATGACGAAAACTATTCGCCGGATCCGGGCAGCAGATGTTGGTTTCCGCATCGCGAAACCATGCACGCGGCAGACCGTGAGGCAGCGATCCTGAAGCGCCTGCAAGAGGTCTGCGCTTATGCCTACGAACATGCGCCCTTCTATCGCAAGAAATGGGAAGAAAGCGGATTCCACCCCTCTCAACTGAAATCGCTTGAGGACTTCGAGTCCCGCGTGCCGGTGGTCAAGAAGGGTGATCTTCGAGCAGCCCAGGAGGCCCATCCACCTTTCGGCGATTACCTCTGTGTGCCGGAAAGTGAAGTCTTCCACGTCCACGGCACCAGTGGCACCACCGGTCGGCCGACCGCATTTGGCGTTTCACAAAACGACTGGCGCTCCATCGCCAACGCCCATGCGCGGATCATGTGGGCAATGGGCATGCGCCCGGGCGACACTATCTGTGTGGCCGCCATCTTCTCGCTCTACATGGGCAGTTGGGGAGCCTTAGCTGGGGCCGAGCGTCTTGGCGCCAAAGCGTTTCCTTTCGGTGCCGGAGCGGCTGGCATGTCCTCGCGCTGCGCCCAGTGGCTGGACATTTTGAAGCCTGCCGGCTTCTACGGCACCCCGACCTACGCCATCCACCTCGCCGAGACCGCCATCAGGGACGGGCGTGATCCGCGCAAGTTCGGTCTGAAATTCATGTTCTTCTCGGGCGAGCCGGGTGCGTCAATCCCCTCGATCCGTGAGCGCATCGAAGATCTGTACGGCGCCAAGGTTTATGACAGTGGCTCCATGGGCGAAATGACGCCCTGGATGCACGTCGCCGGGTCCGAGCAAACCCCGGGCATGATGTGCTGGCAGGACATCGTCTATACCGAAGTCTGCGATCCAAAAACGCACCATCGCGTTCCCTACGGGCAGCGCGGCACGCCAGTCTACACCCATCTTGAACGGACTTCGCAGCCAATGATCCGGCTGGAATCCGGCGATCTCACAGTGTGGACCAACGATGCCACTCCCTGCGGCCGGACATATCCGCAGCTACCCATGGGCATCATCGGTCGGATCGACGACATGATCACCATCCGGGGCGAGAACGTCTATCCGTCCGAGATCGAGGCAGCACTGAGCCAGCTTTCTGGTTACGGCGGCGAACATCGCATCTTCATCACCCGCGAGGGTACGATGGACGAAATGCTGATTTCGGTCGAGCAAGACGGCGAGGGCTGGGCACGCGGCGAGGACAGCCAAAAAGCCTTCCACGCAACCGTTGCCACGCAGCTGCACAACATGCTGGGCCTGCGCTCAGTGATCGAGATCGTCGCGCCAAACACTCATCTGCGGACCGACTTCAAGGCCAAGCGCGTCGTCGATGACCGGCAGGCCTTTATTGAGATGCAGGCCCGTCACCTGAAGGTGTCCTCCTGATGGCCCGGCGGTACATTCCGTCGCCTGATCTGATCGCGCCCGCTGCTGCTGGGGAAACCTGGGCTATCGCCCGGTTGATCAGCCGTGCCGAGGTTGGAGTGCCGGAAGTGCGCGAGGCCATCGGCCAGATCTACAAGCGCGCCGGCCGAGCGCATGTGATCGGGATCACCGGCGTGCCCGGCTCGGGCAAGTCCACCCTGGTCGGAAAACTGGTGAGACGGTTGCGCGGTGACGACCTGAAAGTTGCCGTCGTCGCGATCGACCCGTCCAGCCCTTATTCAGGTGGCTCGATCCTTGGCGACCGCATTCGGATGTCCGACCTCGTGCTGGACCCGAATGTCTTCATCCGGTCAATGGCTACGCGCGGCGCGGTCGGCGGCATGGCCCATGCGGCGCTCGACGTGGTGGACATCCTCGACCTCGCAGGCTTCGACAAGATCATCATCGAGACGGTCGGCGTTGGCCAGGACGAGGTGGAAATTGCCAAGTCCTCGCACACCACAGTCGTCGTCTCTGCCCCCGGCCTCGGCGACGAGATACAGGCGATCAAGGCAGGTATCCTCGAAATCGCTGATATCCATGTCGTCTCGAAATGCGACAGATCGGACGCCAACCGAACCCTCACCGATCTGAAGATGATGCTGAAAGATGGGATCAGCGGGGCGTTGACCCGGGGCTGGCTGCCGCCAGTCATCGGAACCTCCTCGGTTGACGGCGACGGTTTCGACGAGCTGGTCGCAACCTTCGACAAGCACCTGCAAAGCCTCGATGGCCCCGCTGGGGCAGAGCGCCGGGCGCAGATCTCGACCTTCCGCCTTCAGAAGGCGGCAGAGACCCTCATGCTCGAGCGGCTTCGCGACGAGGGTGAATTTGGCACTCAAGGACCGCGCGTTGCCTCGCGACAGACCGATCCCTACGCGGCGGCCAGCGCGATCGTGAAACAATTCTCCAGGGAGACCAACCATGTCTAAGACCATCAGCCAATCCACTCCCGAAGACATCAGGGCAACCGTGGAGGCCTGGGAAGAGAACGAAGTCGCCAACTTCATCGCCCGCGCGCCGGAGACGAAAGAACAGTACTACACGCTTGGCGATTTCCCGGTGAAACGCACATACACTGCTGCCGACATCGCCGACACCCCTGCCGAGGACATTGGCCTGCCCGGGCGGTATCCCTTCACCCGAGGCCCCTATCCGACCATGTATCGTGGCCGGAACTGGACGATGCGGCAGATCGCGGGGTTCGGTACGGGAGAGGACACCAACAAGCGGTTCAAGTTTCTGATCGAACAAGGGCAGACCGGCATTTCGACCGATTTCGACATGCCGACCCTGATGGGCTACGACAGCGACCACCCCATGTCCGACGGAGAAGTTGGTCGCGAGGGCGTGGCCATCGACACGCTCGCCGACATGCGGGCTCTTCTCGAAGGGATCGACCTCGAGAAAATCTCGGTTTCCCTGACGATCAACCCGACCGCATGGATCCTGCTCGCGATGTACATCGCGCTGTGTGAAGAACGCGGCTACGACCTCAACAAGGTCTCCGGCACTGTCCAGGCCGATATTCTAAAGGAGTATATGGCGCAGAAGGAGTATATCTATCCGATCGCTCCCTCGGTTCGGATCGTGCGCGATATCATCGGCTACACCACCAAAACGATGAAGCGCTATAACCCGATAAACATATCCGGTTACCACATTTCTGAGGCGGGTTCTTCGCCGATCCACGAGGCGGCGTTCACGCTGGCGAACCTCATCGTCTATGTTGATGAAGTTCTGAAAACCGGCGTCGATGTGGACGATTTCGCTCCGCGCCTTGCCTTTTTCTTTGTCTGCCAGGCGGATTTCTTCGAAGAGATCGCCAAATTTCGAGCGCTCCGTCGCTGCTACGCCAAGATCATGAAAGAGCGGTTCGGCGCCAAGAAGCCGGAATCCATGCGCCTGCGCTTCCATTGCCAGACGGCGGCCGCTTCGCTGACCAAGCCGCAGTACATGGTCAACGTTATGAGAACCACGACACAGGCGTTGGCTGCCGTTCTTGGCGGCGCACAGTCGTTGCATACCAACGGCTACGACGAAGCCTTCGCCATCCCCACTGAACACGCCATGTACTTAGCGCTCCGCACACAACAAGTAATCGCCGATGAAACCGGGGTGACGCAGGTCGTCGATCCGTTGGGTGGTTCCTATTTCGTGGAAAGCCTGACCAACGACTACGAGAAGAAGATCTTCGAGATCCTGGACGAAGTCGAAGAGCGCGGCGGCACCATCAAGCTGATCGAAGAAGGTTGGTTCCAAAAGCACATCGCGGACTTCGCCTATGAAACCGCGCTGCGAAAGCAGTCGGGCGAAAAGCCGGTCATCGGCGTGAACCGCTACGTTCTGGACGAAAGCGACGTCAAGATTGAGGTCCATCCCTACGACGAAACCACCGCCAAGCGTCAGATCGACCGCACCCAATCGGTTCGCGCGAACCGCGACGAAGCCAAGGTGCAAGCCCTTCTGGACCAGCTTGTCGAGGTTGCCAAGGACGATAGCCAGAACGTTATGCCGGTCACGATCGAATTGGTGAAGCAAGGGGCGACAATGGGCGACATCGTCGAGAAACTGAAAGGCATCTGGGGCGTCTATCGGGAAACTCCGGTCTTCTGATCGATGGGGCAACTTCGAAAGAAGGCCAAGGCCCTGTCACAACGAGTTAGAGAAGGCGACCGAGATGCAGCAGTCGAACTGCTACAGCACAGCGTCAAACTGGGCCACGGGAAGCTCGCCCTGCGCCGACTCTTTCTCGCTCGGGCGATGGGCGCAGCCGTTCCCAACGACGACCTTCGGTGCTGCCTGTCAATTTTCCACAAGTTGCCGCGCGCAACGACGGACGCGATGGCGGCAGAAGAACACCGCAAGGCAGCCCGCTACATGAAAAGAAAGAAGACGGATGGCTGATTACCTCGCCCCTTTGCGCGCCGACTATGACGGAAACTCCCCCGATCTGAAGGGCGCTCCGGCCTTTGCCGGGGAAGGTGCCGTTGTTCTGGGACGTACGACGCTGGGCGCCGCCGCTTGGCTTGGGGCTTGGTCCGTGATCCGGGCCGACGGGCACTATGTCCGGATTGGCGAGGACTTTCATCTCGGCGAACACGCGACCGTGCATATCGCTCATGACATTTACCCCACTCATATCGGCGACCGTGTGACAGCCGGAAAAGGAGCGGTGATACACGCGTGCACGTTGGGAGATGGCTGCGTTGTCGAACGCGAGGCCGTAATTCTCGATGGTTCGCGCATTGGCGCTGGCGCCGTGATTTCAGCCGGCTCTGTGGTTTTTCCACGAAGTGAATTGGAAGGCGGCTGGCTCTATTCTGGCAGCCCCGCCAAACCGGTCGCCCGCGTTTCCCCACCGGAACTGGAAGGTTTTCACCAGAAGATCCGCAATGCTGGAGCAAAGGACGACCCGGGCGATCACTGGCCCCAGCCCCGCCTCGACTGCTTCGTCGCCCCCTCCGCCCGGGTGCGCGGAACGGTTTCGGTCGGTGAAGGCGTGGGCGTCTGGTATGGCTGCCGCCTCGACGCAGGCGCGCATCGGATTGTCATCGGCGATGGCACCAACGTTCAGGACAACAGCATTCTATCTTGCGATGCGGCCGATATCTTGGTCGGCCCGGATGTCACCATCGGTCACAACGTGACCATATCCGACTGCAACATCGGGTCCAGCAGCCTGATCGGCATCGGATCGTTGATCGCCCCAGGAACGATTGTCGAAAGCGAAGTTCTCGTCGCCGCCGGCACCCATACAGAACCGGGCCAGCGACTGACCGCTGGCCAAGTCTGGGCAGGTCGCCCGGCGCGCCCGATCGCTCAAATGGACGAGCACAAACGCAAAATGACTGCGGATATCCTTTCGGTCTACCGCAACTACGCGGACAGCTTCCGCGCGTCGCCACACAGACCTTTGACCCAGCCTGCGGAGGACTGAAATGGGGAACCGACTTTCTAGAATCGTGACGCGCACGGGCGATGCCGGAAAGACCGGATTGTCCGACGGGTCTCGGGTGGACAAAGACACGCCACGGATGGAAGCCATCGGCACCATCGACGAACTGAACAGCCAGATCGGTTTTGCGCGCAGCCTCATCGCTGGGTCTGAGGACATGGAGGACATCCGGAACATGCTGGTTCTGGCGCAGCATGACCTGTTCGACTTGGGTGGCGCCCTGTCACTTCCAGGCGCGGACCTGTTGACCAAGGCGCATATCGATCGGATTGAGGCCAGCGCGGAACGCCTAAACGCGAAATTGCCGGCCTTGAAGGAGTTCATCCTGCCGGGTGGATCTCCTGCGGTGGGCGCTTTCCATGTTGCGCGCACCACCTGTCGGCGGGCCGAACGACGGTTACTTTCGCAGCTCGACTGTGATCCGCAGCCCGGAGCATTTGGGCTGGCGTATCTCAATCGTCTCTCTGATCTTTTGTTCATAATGGCCCGCACAGTCGGTGCCTCTGATGGAAGTGGCGAGCAATACTGGGAAGCTGGAAAGAGTTTGGCCTGATGCTCGTCAACCGAGGAACACACCGGTGATGAGCATGAATGTTGGGGTCATTGGCGCCGGTCAGATGGGATCCGGCATCGCGCAGGTCTTCGTTCAAGCTGGATACGACGTGATCCTGCACGATGTGTCCGACACCCAATTGAAAGCGGGATACGACCGGATAGCGCGAACCTTGGATCGCACAGTCGATAAGGGTCGCATGACCCGGACCGAGGCTGACGCGGCCCTTTCTCACCTGCGCCTTTCCGGATCGCTGGAGGAGATTGGCGCGACCGAACTGGTGGTCGAAAGCGCAACAGAAAACGAAACGATCAAACGCAAGATTTTTACCGACCTGACACCTCTTCTGGCCGAGCAAACGTTGCTCACGACCAATACGTCGTCACTGTCCATCACTCGCCTGGCCGCGATGACCGATCGCCCGGAACGGTTCATGGGGCTCCATTTCATGAACCCGGTCCCGGTCATGCAGCTGGTCGAGTTGATCCGGGGCATCGCGACGGACGCGGCAACTTTCAGAAGCATCGCCGGTGTCGTGGAACGGCTGGGTAAGACGGCCAGCACGTCGGAAGACTACCCCGCTTTCATCGTGAACCGGATTCTGATCCCAATGATCAACGAAGCGGTCTATGCACTGTATGAGGGAGTCGGGAATGTCACGTCGATCGATGTTTCCATGCGCCTTGGCGCAAACCACGCAATGGGCCCGCTGGAACTGGCGGATTTCATCGGACTGGATACCTGCCTCGCCATCATGAATGTTCTGAATGATGGCTTGGGAGATACAAAATACCGGCCTTGCCCGTTACTGGTCAAATATGTTGAGGCCGGGTGGCTGGGCAGAAAGGCAAGGCGCGGTTTCTACGATTACCGTGATCCGGATTCCGGACCGGTTCCCACACGGTGACTCAAGCCGAGGGTTTTGCGGCCCTCAGGATGTCGTTTCACACGGCGGCACTGGCGGTGACGCTCTGCCACAGCTTCGCGTCGTTGCAAGGCGTTGAGCATGGCTATCTGAGAGCGGTGCGTTGTCCGCCATCAGCATCGAAATTGGCCGGATCGAGCCAGGCCGCGAACCGTGCACGGATCGCCGGCCATTCCTCGTCCGTGATCGAGTACCAGGCCGTATCCCTGTTCTCGCCCTTGACGACCATGTGGTTGCGAAAGATCCCCTCGAACGTGAAACCAAACCGAAGCGCCGCACGTCGGGAGGGTTCGTTGCGCGCGTTGCAGCGCCACTGCCACCGGCGGTAGCGCAGGTCGCTCATGATGTGGTCGGCCAACAGGAAGAATGCTTCGGTCGCCACGCGACTGCGCGCGATCCGTGGCCCCCAAAGGATGTGGCCGATCTCGGCCGTGCCATGTTGCGGGACGATGTCCATCAGGCTCTGCCGTCCCTCCGTGCGCCCGGAGCGTTGGTCGATGACCGCAAAGAACATCGGGTCGCCGGATGCTGCTTTCGGAACGAGCCATGTGTCAAAGTCAGCGCGAGAGGTCGGGATCGGATCGGCGAGATACCTGTGCAGCCGCGCAGCGTGGGGTCCGGCCACCGCGTCATAGAGATCGTCGCCATGCCGTTCGGGATCGAGCGGTTCGAGCCGGCACCACCGACCTTGCAGAACCTGTCGCGCGGGCATGGGCCAGCATGACGGGAATGCGCGTTCCCCCATCCGCGCCTCACCTTGCATCCAGCATGACCTGGCTTGTCTCACGCTGCGCCCCGGATGATGCGAAGGCGTCGGCAAGCCGGCCAAGGCCGATCTCGATGTCCTGAAGGCTCGGCAGCGTATAGCTGAGCCGAAGCGTGTTGCCCCCGGACCCGTCGGCGAAGAAGGCCCGGCCCGGCACGAAGGCGACGCCGTGATCGGCGACCGCGTGCACGAGCAGCTCTTTCGTGTCGATGCCCCCGGGCAGCTCGACCCAGACGAACATGCCGCCATCAGGCCGGGTCCACCGACTGCCGGACGGGAGGGCGTCTCCAATGCGGGAGAGCATGGCGTCGCGCTTCTCCCGGTAGACATTCCGTGCACGCTCGGCCTGTGCATCATAGATCGTTCTTGCGAGGTGGAGCATCACGCGCTGATTGATGGCCGGGGAGTTCAGGTCGCTGCTCTGCTTGATGAGCGTCAGCCGGCTGACGATCTCGCGCGCGGCGCAAACCCAGCCGACCCTGAGACCCGGCGTGAAGATCTTGGAGAACGACCCGCAGTAGACGACGCGCGAGGCGTCGATGCCGCCCGCATCCCCTGCGTCGAGGGCAAGCATCGGCGCCTCGGCGATCCCGTCGAAGCGGAGAACCTCGTAGGGACTGTCCTCAATCACCGGCATGTCACGCGCGGCCGCCAGCGCGAGGATACCGCGACGCGCCTCCTCGCCCAAGGTTTCGCCGGTGGGATTGGCGAAGTCGGGAACCACATAGGCGAAGGCGTCGCGGCGCCCGGCCGCTCTTTCTTCTCCGTCGTCCAGTTCGACGCGTCCATTGTCCGAGATGCGCAGCGTTGCGTATGTGGGCCGGTTTGGCGCGAAAGCCTGCAACGCGCCCAGATAGGTCGGTGCAGTGACTGCGACCCTGTCGCCGGGCGACACGAAAAGCCTGCCGAGGAATTCGAGCGCCTGCTGCGAGCCGCTGGTGATCAGGATGTTCTCGGGGTCGCAGGGAACGCCCTTCGCGCGCATGTGCTCCACGATCCAGGCGCGCAGATCCGGGTCCCCTTCGCTCACGGAATACTGGAGCGCTCGGCGCGCCTCCTCACGGTCTCCGAGGATTGCGTCATACGCCTGCTGGATCAGGCCGGTCGGAAAGAGCGCCGGATCGGGGATGCCGCCGGCGAATGAGATCACGCCCGGCTGCTCGATGAGCTTCAGGAGTTCCCTGATTTCGGAAGCCTGGAAATCCTGCATGCCATCGGCGTAACGAGGCGCCCACGCGGCTTTCTCTCCCTTCATTTGTCACCCCTCGCCATTGACTGGCTTTCTTGCAGGCTCCCCTCTTCGGGGTCGCATCTGTGTTTTCGAAATAAAAACCCACGGACCGGCAACATGCTTCAGCCCTCCAATGCAGCGAGGCAGCGCCGGACTGCGGCCGGGAAGCCGATCAGCAGTGCATCCGCCGTCAGACCATGCCCGATCGAGACCTCTGCCAGATCGGGGATCGCGTGTCTGAGCGGCGGCAAGTTGTCGGCGGTCAGGTCGTGACCGGCGTTCATCTGGAGGGCCGGTCGATCGCCAGCCTGGTTGTGCCCCGTCATGCGCGCGGCTTCGGCGGTTGCGACGAGGTCGCTCAACGCGCGATCTGCCGAACGGGGATCGGATGCGCCGCCATACGGACCGGTGTAGAGTTCGATCCGCTCCGCACCGGTCTGCCACGCTGACATCGGCGCGTCCGCCATCGGATCGACAAACAAGGCGACCCGTAGCCCATGATGCTGCAAGTCGCGCACAACGGTCGCCAGCATGGCTCCGTGTTCGTCGAAGTCCCAGCCGTGGTCCGAGGTCGGCTGGTCCGGGCTGTCCGGTACGAGTGTGACCTGGTGCGCCTTGACGGACAGCGCGAGTTCGATGAACTCGCGTGTGGGATAGCCCTCTACGTTGAATTCCGCATGCGGGTAGTCCGAAGCGATCAGGGCCGAAAGGTCGCGCACGTCCGAAAACCGGATATGCCGCTGGTCGGGTCTTGGATGGACGGTGATCCCATGTGCCCCGGCATCAAGAACGGCGCGTGCCACCTCGAGAAGGTTCGGCCACGGCACGGCGCGCCGGTTGCGGAGATAGGCGACGGCGTTGAGGTTCACCGACAGTCTGGTCTTCATGAGCATTTCGTCTCCACCCTGCCGCGCTCTCTCGCGGCTTGAGGGCGCATCCGTTTCGCGCCTTGGTTTGTGATGTTGAGGCACGTTCACCAGCCAGCAGGGTCCGTACGCAATGGGCGTGCCGGATGCGGCCAACGGGGCTGTCGGCCACCGATGACCACGGGAAACCGAACCCGTCGTGCTGGCCCCCAGCCGGTGGCCTCGGAGACCAGATCGCCGTCCTCGATGGGCGCCATGTCTTCGAGCGGGTCCGTCGGGCCGGCGGAGACCAGAAGCTGTGCGGTGCGAGCAAGAGACAGGCGAGCCGAGACGACATCTCCGCGATCGCGCAAGATCCTCAGCGCACGCAAGGCAGCAGCCGCCATCAGGTAGCCTGTCGCGTGATCCAGCGCCTGCACCGGCAATGGCACAGGACGCTCCGCTCCGGATCGCGCCATGCCGGCGTCGGCGATCCCGCTGCTCATCTGCACCAGGCTGTCAAACCCCCGCCGACCCGCCCACGGGCCGGACCAGCCATAGGCATCGAGCGCGACCTCGATCATGTCCGGCGCAAGCGCACGTAGCCGATCCCCGTCATAGCCGAGCCCGGCCAGCGCGCCGGGCCGATAGCCATGCACCAGCACATCCGCTTGTCCGAGCAGGCCCTCGAACGTCGTCCGATCATCCGACCGGCGCAGGTCAAGGCCGGCCAGCTTCTTGCCGAGCGTCACCTCGGGCTCGAGGCCCGGCTCGCTCCACCCAGGCGGATCGATCCGGAGCACACTGGCGCCGAAGCCCGCCAGGAAGCGGGTTGCGACCGGTCCCGCGAGGACGCGTGTCAGGTCGAGGACGCGCAAGCCGTCGAGATCCTTCGGGGCCACTCCGCTGCTTTTCGTGCGCCAGGCGATCACGGGTTCTTTGGAAACCGCGATGCCTTGCGGATGCTCCGCCCATTCCGACAGGCTATGCATGGCCGCGGCAGCGCCGCCGGCGGCCACGACCGCGTCCTCGAGGTCCGATTTTCGCCACCCCCGGACCGCCTCGCCGACCGCGTCCCGTTCCGCAGCGCAGCCCAGAACCGACAAGGCCGCGTCCCGGTGGTGCGGCGCATTGGTGTGCAGCTTCACCCAGCCGTCTTGCGCCTCGTAGTCGCCGGCGATCGGGTCCCATGCGTCCGGAACGGCCCATCCGTCCGGGCGGAGGGTCATGCCGAACCAGATGAGGGTCCGACGGACATCGATCCCCACGTCGCGGAGGCCAAGCATACCGGCCAGCTCACGGGCTGCAGCGCCCACGCTCGCGACGGCGAGGTCGGAGACCGCAAACCACGCGGGCAGACTTGCAGGCGACGCCGTGCGGAGGGCCACATCGGGAGCGAAGCTGCGCCCCAGAGCTGTATCGATCTGGTTGTCAATCGTGCCGCGCATTGAGGAGCCCCCGAGTTTCAATGGCTTGGACATGGCCTGATAATCGCATGAGCCCGATAAGCCATTTGCTCACCTGCTCCGAAATACCGTTCTTCGCAGAATAAAACTGCAGCCGTGCAGAATCCGTCGAACCGATCAGGCGACCACCCCACCGGCGTGAAAGCGATGCTCGGCGCCTGGGCTTTCAGAGCTCAAGCCCTCTGCACATGAAACGCTGCTGTGGGACGGTGCGGGTCAGCGGCCCCGCCTGAGCGAAGCTCATCCTCCTTGACTCCTTTATTTAACGCCATTAATTTACGACTCATAAGTTTTGGAGTCAACATGGCAGCCCTCATCCGATCCAGCCTCTTCGTTCCCGGCGCCAGGACGCATCACGAGAGGTGGTCCTGATGGCGCGACCGAGAAAGCAGGATGCCCGGGATCTCAGGCTGCTTGCGATCGATGCCGCGATCTCGTTGCTGACCCAGCGGGAGTCGCCCGATCTATCGATGGCCGAAGTCGCGCGGATGATTGGCTGTTCGGCGCCGGCGCTTTATGCGCATTTCGCAGACAAGGACGACTTGCTCGACACTGTTCGGCAAACAGTGCTGGAGCGGCAAACCGCCGGAAAGAAGCGACGCTACGAACGCCCGACGAAAAGCGCCCTCGAGAACCTCGCGGACGGCGGCCATGCGTATCTTGATAACGCCGCGCGTGCGCCGGCGATCTATCGACTGATCTACTGCAGAACTCCGAAGTCGGAAGAAGCGACCGAAGCCGTCTCCCATCCGGCATTGACCGCGCTCGCGCGCGGCGTCGCGGCCTGTCAGGCCGAGGGCTATGCCACGGAGCATGCGCCAGAAGAGGTGGCGCGCATGCTTTGGTCAATGGTTCATGGCGCGGCTCTGCTCGCTCTCGACAGCGCCGAAGGACA
This genomic window from Rhodovulum sp. ES.010 contains:
- a CDS encoding gamma carbonic anhydrase family protein, producing MADYLAPLRADYDGNSPDLKGAPAFAGEGAVVLGRTTLGAAAWLGAWSVIRADGHYVRIGEDFHLGEHATVHIAHDIYPTHIGDRVTAGKGAVIHACTLGDGCVVEREAVILDGSRIGAGAVISAGSVVFPRSELEGGWLYSGSPAKPVARVSPPELEGFHQKIRNAGAKDDPGDHWPQPRLDCFVAPSARVRGTVSVGEGVGVWYGCRLDAGAHRIVIGDGTNVQDNSILSCDAADILVGPDVTIGHNVTISDCNIGSSSLIGIGSLIAPGTIVESEVLVAAGTHTEPGQRLTAGQVWAGRPARPIAQMDEHKRKMTADILSVYRNYADSFRASPHRPLTQPAED
- a CDS encoding methylmalonyl-CoA mutase family protein: MSKTISQSTPEDIRATVEAWEENEVANFIARAPETKEQYYTLGDFPVKRTYTAADIADTPAEDIGLPGRYPFTRGPYPTMYRGRNWTMRQIAGFGTGEDTNKRFKFLIEQGQTGISTDFDMPTLMGYDSDHPMSDGEVGREGVAIDTLADMRALLEGIDLEKISVSLTINPTAWILLAMYIALCEERGYDLNKVSGTVQADILKEYMAQKEYIYPIAPSVRIVRDIIGYTTKTMKRYNPINISGYHISEAGSSPIHEAAFTLANLIVYVDEVLKTGVDVDDFAPRLAFFFVCQADFFEEIAKFRALRRCYAKIMKERFGAKKPESMRLRFHCQTAAASLTKPQYMVNVMRTTTQALAAVLGGAQSLHTNGYDEAFAIPTEHAMYLALRTQQVIADETGVTQVVDPLGGSYFVESLTNDYEKKIFEILDEVEERGGTIKLIEEGWFQKHIADFAYETALRKQSGEKPVIGVNRYVLDESDVKIEVHPYDETTAKRQIDRTQSVRANRDEAKVQALLDQLVEVAKDDSQNVMPVTIELVKQGATMGDIVEKLKGIWGVYRETPVF
- the meaB gene encoding methylmalonyl Co-A mutase-associated GTPase MeaB, with the protein product MARRYIPSPDLIAPAAAGETWAIARLISRAEVGVPEVREAIGQIYKRAGRAHVIGITGVPGSGKSTLVGKLVRRLRGDDLKVAVVAIDPSSPYSGGSILGDRIRMSDLVLDPNVFIRSMATRGAVGGMAHAALDVVDILDLAGFDKIIIETVGVGQDEVEIAKSSHTTVVVSAPGLGDEIQAIKAGILEIADIHVVSKCDRSDANRTLTDLKMMLKDGISGALTRGWLPPVIGTSSVDGDGFDELVATFDKHLQSLDGPAGAERRAQISTFRLQKAAETLMLERLRDEGEFGTQGPRVASRQTDPYAAASAIVKQFSRETNHV
- a CDS encoding GNAT family N-acetyltransferase; its protein translation is MPARQVLQGRWCRLEPLDPERHGDDLYDAVAGPHAARLHRYLADPIPTSRADFDTWLVPKAASGDPMFFAVIDQRSGRTEGRQSLMDIVPQHGTAEIGHILWGPRIARSRVATEAFFLLADHIMSDLRYRRWQWRCNARNEPSRRAALRFGFTFEGIFRNHMVVKGENRDTAWYSITDEEWPAIRARFAAWLDPANFDADGGQRTALR
- a CDS encoding 3-hydroxybutyryl-CoA dehydrogenase translates to MSMNVGVIGAGQMGSGIAQVFVQAGYDVILHDVSDTQLKAGYDRIARTLDRTVDKGRMTRTEADAALSHLRLSGSLEEIGATELVVESATENETIKRKIFTDLTPLLAEQTLLTTNTSSLSITRLAAMTDRPERFMGLHFMNPVPVMQLVELIRGIATDAATFRSIAGVVERLGKTASTSEDYPAFIVNRILIPMINEAVYALYEGVGNVTSIDVSMRLGANHAMGPLELADFIGLDTCLAIMNVLNDGLGDTKYRPCPLLVKYVEAGWLGRKARRGFYDYRDPDSGPVPTR
- a CDS encoding cob(I)yrinic acid a,c-diamide adenosyltransferase; translation: MTRTGDAGKTGLSDGSRVDKDTPRMEAIGTIDELNSQIGFARSLIAGSEDMEDIRNMLVLAQHDLFDLGGALSLPGADLLTKAHIDRIEASAERLNAKLPALKEFILPGGSPAVGAFHVARTTCRRAERRLLSQLDCDPQPGAFGLAYLNRLSDLLFIMARTVGASDGSGEQYWEAGKSLA
- a CDS encoding cobalamin B12-binding domain-containing protein, yielding MSAPIRVLLAKVGLDGHDRGVKVVARTLRDGGMDVVYTGLHRTPEEVVTAAVQEDVDILGVSLLSGVQMTVFPKIFALLKEKNVEDMIIVAGGVMPDEDVAELKRMGVAEVLLQDTPPQQIIDTLTSLVEARGAR
- a CDS encoding phenylacetate--CoA ligase family protein; translated protein: MAAGMEYWSWPPRYDENYSPDPGSRCWFPHRETMHAADREAAILKRLQEVCAYAYEHAPFYRKKWEESGFHPSQLKSLEDFESRVPVVKKGDLRAAQEAHPPFGDYLCVPESEVFHVHGTSGTTGRPTAFGVSQNDWRSIANAHARIMWAMGMRPGDTICVAAIFSLYMGSWGALAGAERLGAKAFPFGAGAAGMSSRCAQWLDILKPAGFYGTPTYAIHLAETAIRDGRDPRKFGLKFMFFSGEPGASIPSIRERIEDLYGAKVYDSGSMGEMTPWMHVAGSEQTPGMMCWQDIVYTEVCDPKTHHRVPYGQRGTPVYTHLERTSQPMIRLESGDLTVWTNDATPCGRTYPQLPMGIIGRIDDMITIRGENVYPSEIEAALSQLSGYGGEHRIFITREGTMDEMLISVEQDGEGWARGEDSQKAFHATVATQLHNMLGLRSVIEIVAPNTHLRTDFKAKRVVDDRQAFIEMQARHLKVSS